One genomic window of Sphingobacterium oryzagri includes the following:
- a CDS encoding nuclear transport factor 2 family protein: MEQESITNEVLTHHLIAFGNNDLDEIMKDYTEDSEVFSLSGPLKGLDSIREFFKAFFTIIPSGSTFEMKQLSVKNNLAYIVWTSESPVAKIPVGTDTFLIEGDKIKYHTVADYRITDN; this comes from the coding sequence ATGGAACAAGAAAGCATAACAAATGAGGTATTAACACATCACCTTATCGCCTTTGGAAACAACGATCTTGATGAGATCATGAAAGACTACACTGAAGATTCAGAAGTATTTTCGCTATCAGGACCACTGAAGGGACTTGATTCAATCCGTGAATTTTTTAAAGCATTTTTTACAATTATCCCTAGTGGTTCCACATTTGAGATGAAACAACTCAGCGTGAAAAACAACCTAGCCTACATCGTATGGACAAGTGAATCGCCTGTGGCTAAAATCCCTGTAGGTACTGATACATTTCTTATTGAGGGGGATAAAATAAAGTACCATACCGTGGCCGATTACAGAATAACAGACAATTAA
- a CDS encoding DinB family protein produces the protein MKNLMIIAIGLFVSTSIARAQSTKGDLISDWKRAKEYTIEYLEAMPDSKYSLKPTDDIRTFAEQMLHIADANYGFTSAALSTDNPQSENPLEKANDKSKSAVTKLVTESYDFVIRSIESTDDSEFGHSIRLFDSFEMTKRKALLKLFEHQTHHRGQTTIYLRLAGVVPPQEKLF, from the coding sequence ATGAAAAATTTAATGATTATAGCAATAGGATTATTTGTAAGTACATCTATTGCAAGAGCACAGTCAACTAAAGGCGATTTAATTAGTGACTGGAAAAGAGCAAAAGAGTATACAATCGAGTATTTGGAAGCGATGCCAGATTCTAAATACAGCTTAAAGCCAACTGATGATATCCGCACCTTTGCTGAGCAAATGCTGCATATTGCAGATGCAAATTATGGATTCACGTCTGCGGCGCTTAGTACAGATAATCCTCAATCTGAAAACCCTTTGGAAAAGGCAAATGATAAATCAAAATCTGCAGTTACGAAATTAGTTACTGAGAGTTACGATTTCGTTATTAGAAGTATTGAGTCTACAGATGATTCCGAATTCGGTCATTCAATCCGGTTGTTTGACAGTTTCGAAATGACGAAAAGAAAAGCACTTTTAAAGCTTTTTGAGCATCAAACTCACCACAGAGGACAAACTACTATTTATCTTCGTTTAGCAGGCGTAGTTCCACCACAAGAGAAACTATTTTAA
- a CDS encoding NADPH-dependent F420 reductase, whose amino-acid sequence MKTNQTVAIIGLGNIGQAIGNNLSKSQREFIAADRNTEKAANYVAKWGNHAKSTDINSAIKEAGIIVLSIPYEAISPFIAEYRQDLQGKIVIDPSNPIAPDENGGFKKIIEQNLSAGVLNHQSTPEGIYLVKALGTLGVDSLNSVAYQTPQKAILFYASDDSSLDQDVESVIHDLGFEALKVGGIESSSRIEVFGDLHEFGALGKPVNMEEAKSKL is encoded by the coding sequence ATGAAAACAAATCAAACAGTTGCAATAATCGGTCTAGGAAACATTGGCCAAGCTATTGGAAACAATTTATCAAAATCCCAAAGGGAATTTATTGCTGCAGACCGAAATACGGAAAAGGCAGCTAATTACGTTGCTAAATGGGGAAATCATGCAAAATCTACTGATATCAATTCAGCTATCAAAGAAGCCGGAATAATAGTACTTTCAATACCATATGAGGCGATATCCCCTTTTATAGCTGAATACCGCCAAGACTTGCAGGGAAAAATAGTTATAGATCCCTCTAATCCTATTGCACCTGATGAAAATGGTGGCTTTAAGAAAATTATTGAACAAAATCTTTCTGCCGGAGTCTTAAATCATCAATCCACACCCGAAGGAATATACCTTGTTAAAGCCCTTGGCACTTTAGGGGTGGACTCTTTAAATAGCGTTGCTTATCAAACTCCGCAAAAAGCTATTTTGTTTTATGCGAGCGATGATAGCTCATTGGATCAAGACGTAGAATCTGTAATTCACGATTTAGGCTTTGAAGCTTTAAAAGTAGGCGGTATAGAATCTTCCAGCAGAATAGAGGTATTTGGCGATCTCCACGAGTTTGGAGCGCTGGGTAAACCTGTAAATATGGAAGAAGCGAAATCGAAATTGTAA
- a CDS encoding Crp/Fnr family transcriptional regulator: MENKTRNDEIYRLPIITYKMVSIQNYSVKPLVDYFEQLLKLSEKEIQLVETLFKPRLYRKKQFVLQEGDQCNHMNFILRGCLRMYKIDEKGIIHIIQFPVKNWWSVDIGSFHGRKASTLNIDALEDTIVFQISYEDLINLYTMAPVFDRIFRVLMENSYVSLQNRLLQMISSTADERYESFLENYPDLANRLSQVQISAYLGITPEFLSRLRNKRVKS; the protein is encoded by the coding sequence TTGGAGAACAAAACAAGAAATGATGAGATTTATAGATTACCCATTATTACATATAAAATGGTGAGCATACAAAACTATTCAGTAAAACCGCTAGTCGACTATTTTGAACAATTGCTCAAACTCAGTGAGAAAGAAATACAGTTAGTCGAAACTTTATTTAAACCTAGATTATACAGGAAAAAGCAATTCGTTCTTCAGGAAGGAGATCAATGCAATCATATGAATTTCATTCTTCGAGGATGCTTAAGAATGTACAAGATTGATGAAAAAGGAATTATTCATATAATTCAGTTTCCAGTAAAAAATTGGTGGAGTGTTGATATTGGCAGCTTTCACGGGAGGAAAGCGTCGACGCTAAATATAGATGCACTCGAAGACACAATAGTATTTCAAATAAGCTATGAAGATCTGATAAACTTGTATACCATGGCTCCTGTATTTGATAGAATATTTAGAGTGCTGATGGAAAATAGCTATGTATCCTTGCAAAATAGGTTACTTCAGATGATTAGTTCAACAGCCGATGAACGATATGAATCTTTTCTTGAAAATTATCCTGACCTAGCAAATCGTTTGTCTCAGGTACAGATATCTGCTTATCTAGGTATTACCCCAGAATTTCTAAGTCGTTTACGCAATAAACGTGTTAAATCTTAA
- a CDS encoding response regulator, which translates to MCKKILIFEDDTDTAECIGILADQLGFDIAYRNNTDNVLNDVLHESPNLIIMDNWISGLGGIRSIELLKNNSETAQIPIIFISANIDFESLAKTSKADAYLHKPFEIVDFEDAIIKLDPNC; encoded by the coding sequence GTGTGTAAGAAAATATTAATATTTGAAGATGATACAGATACGGCTGAATGTATTGGCATCCTAGCAGATCAGCTCGGATTCGATATTGCTTATCGAAATAATACTGATAATGTTTTAAATGATGTTCTACATGAATCTCCAAACCTAATTATTATGGATAATTGGATTTCAGGACTCGGTGGTATCAGATCAATAGAACTGCTTAAAAATAATTCAGAAACTGCCCAAATTCCAATTATTTTCATCTCGGCCAATATTGATTTTGAAAGCTTAGCCAAAACTAGTAAAGCTGATGCATACTTACATAAACCATTTGAAATTGTAGATTTTGAAGATGCTATAATAAAATTGGATCCAAACTGTTAA
- a CDS encoding ISAon1 family transposase gives MDNYPISAHLLALLFQLDGKQLQDQYKNHLSDFHDWDQKPHAEQWTVFTGNISERLSIDETSFSNGELYTIVSSKTAKGKKGTILATIKGTKAEDIIAVLERIPLKLRNKVREVTMDMAPNMAKAIRRCFMNARRVIDRFHVQKLVYDAVQELRIKYRWEVLDEESKQIASARKKGILYDPEVLPNGDTIKQLLARSRYLLFKHPSKWTVSQKHRAELLFLRFPLLKKAYGLGMALGDIFNKCKDKQLAFTKLGLWHNQVENSGIPSFESVARSIAAHHTDILHYFDNRSTNASAESFNAKLKAFRSLFRGVRDTPFFLYRVMKLYA, from the coding sequence TTGGATAACTATCCTATCAGTGCCCATCTGTTGGCACTGCTGTTTCAGTTGGATGGCAAACAGCTTCAGGATCAGTACAAAAACCATTTAAGCGACTTTCATGATTGGGATCAGAAACCTCATGCAGAACAGTGGACGGTATTTACAGGAAATATATCCGAACGGCTCAGTATCGACGAGACCAGTTTCAGCAATGGTGAACTGTATACGATCGTAAGCAGCAAGACTGCCAAGGGAAAGAAAGGAACCATCCTGGCCACGATTAAAGGAACAAAAGCAGAAGATATCATCGCGGTATTGGAGCGTATCCCACTTAAGCTGAGGAACAAAGTCCGGGAAGTAACAATGGATATGGCTCCCAATATGGCTAAGGCTATCCGCAGGTGTTTTATGAATGCCCGAAGGGTCATTGACAGATTCCATGTGCAGAAACTTGTTTACGACGCCGTTCAGGAACTTCGTATAAAGTATCGTTGGGAAGTGTTGGATGAGGAAAGTAAACAGATCGCCAGCGCACGTAAAAAAGGTATTCTCTATGATCCTGAAGTGTTACCTAATGGTGATACAATCAAACAGTTGCTGGCAAGATCAAGATATTTGTTATTCAAGCATCCTTCCAAATGGACAGTAAGTCAAAAGCACCGCGCAGAGCTATTATTTCTGCGATTTCCCTTATTAAAAAAGGCATATGGTCTTGGGATGGCACTTGGGGACATCTTCAACAAATGCAAGGATAAGCAACTGGCTTTTACCAAGCTTGGTCTATGGCACAATCAAGTAGAAAATTCTGGTATACCATCTTTTGAGAGTGTTGCCCGTTCGATAGCTGCACACCATACCGATATACTCCACTATTTTGACAACAGAAGTACCAATGCTTCAGCGGAGTCTTTTAATGCCAAATTAAAGGCATTTAGGAGTCTATTTCGTGGCGTAAGGGATACACCATTTTTTCTGTACAGGGTGATGAAATTATATGCTTAA
- a CDS encoding ISAon1 family transposase N-terminal region protein, with product MQDAERKLLALLMPEGLLDYFDIMDVRQVNKELHIHLEEKNLVPAGYQDSKLASKGFMPVSQIKDFPIRGQKVTLHIKRRRWTVLDTQQIITRDWDLAYKGARMTTEFGLFLKGIFG from the coding sequence TTGCAAGACGCTGAACGTAAACTACTGGCTTTATTGATGCCCGAAGGGCTGTTGGATTATTTCGATATTATGGATGTTAGACAGGTAAACAAGGAACTCCATATTCATCTGGAGGAAAAGAACCTTGTTCCTGCCGGTTATCAAGATAGTAAACTGGCCTCCAAAGGCTTTATGCCCGTTTCGCAAATCAAAGACTTTCCCATTCGTGGTCAGAAAGTTACCTTGCATATCAAACGCAGAAGATGGACCGTGCTAGATACCCAACAGATCATTACCAGAGATTGGGATCTTGCTTACAAAGGTGCTCGGATGACTACGGAATTCGGGCTTTTTTTAAAGGGGATATTTGGATAA
- a CDS encoding NB-ARC domain-containing protein, translated as MIHNGQPFESSEEFFESIDFPDLKEIVLFKDHPKDLLKGKFESESFIKYMDELYLLRCKIAHIKGYFTSIDLDKLTELTLLISKHFGFSNIKILIEKIKSKPNEVIISTPSNFIEDYLEKSGIINNLPIPDYEYEGGFVGREEDRKKIIQYLKSEKTPVVTLTGSGGVGKTSLALKVVQDLTERPENNIFDAIVWLSAKENKLSPLGIEDIEPTLKNYDELLDIIIKLFGFEDQIKIDSIEDKERLSEEIFDLTNKVLVIVDNLETITDERIINFILDAPLKVKFLITSRKGIGQVERRHELKELKSKEAIYLFRQLSKDKQLDKLAGVPDQIIKKYVDKVSCYPLAIKWVIGQVARGKDINKIIDSIHTTESDISKFCYDQIFSTLTENCQKLLFALALIEESPTQNILEYTVELNQEDFEDAIEELILISLVIPEQFLNEKKEIGTTYRLLALTKGYTRLQLNKNLDLREYLINRLNHVQSIVTTSERAKKEYRHSLYNFGAKSDEEKIAAIIAQTALQRYQSGFYDEAVEEYKRAIKVCPTFAPLYRNWAVMESMENHISEASNLMSKAAELDPSDPQIFVLWGNIYRKSSKHFEADKKYAVAYSLTPLDPIVLSAYGQSRSHLNYFSEADELLKNSLKSDLQYSVKHKTINLTSIAENNIEWAESLVEKRDYNPAEQKFKDAITTCESAINEDQTDFKVLSTLYKAHFKFALMLMLIDRADEAIVHLLEVIKTEPRSFKHHKYRLSALMDLAEFYSKRHQREKVSEYVSTIETDYGHSQVLKIDYRNHHQRLKLLNEYLNPSHQVKGRIQSVNSERKFAIIEEEGTNFTYLAHINSFSENMSSLPATLRGHKVLFSPISILKKGVYSRQANFVKLIDI; from the coding sequence TTGATCCACAATGGCCAACCTTTTGAAAGTAGTGAAGAGTTTTTCGAGTCAATCGATTTTCCTGATCTGAAAGAAATAGTTTTGTTTAAAGATCATCCAAAGGATTTGCTTAAAGGTAAATTTGAAAGTGAGAGTTTTATAAAGTACATGGATGAACTTTATTTATTGCGTTGTAAGATAGCACACATAAAAGGTTACTTTACAAGTATAGATCTAGATAAATTAACGGAGCTCACATTGTTAATATCTAAACATTTTGGATTTTCAAATATCAAGATATTAATAGAAAAAATAAAGTCAAAGCCGAATGAAGTTATAATATCTACACCCAGTAATTTTATAGAAGATTATCTAGAAAAAAGTGGTATCATTAATAACCTACCAATACCTGACTACGAGTACGAAGGGGGGTTTGTGGGTAGAGAGGAAGACCGCAAAAAAATTATTCAATATCTTAAAAGCGAAAAAACTCCTGTCGTAACTTTGACGGGTTCTGGCGGGGTTGGAAAAACATCTTTAGCCTTAAAAGTTGTACAAGATTTAACAGAAAGACCTGAGAATAACATCTTCGACGCTATAGTTTGGTTGAGCGCGAAGGAGAATAAATTATCTCCTTTGGGTATTGAGGATATAGAACCAACACTTAAAAATTACGATGAATTACTTGATATAATTATTAAGTTGTTTGGTTTTGAAGACCAAATAAAAATTGACTCTATTGAAGATAAGGAGCGACTTTCCGAAGAAATATTCGATTTGACTAATAAGGTATTGGTAATAGTGGATAATCTTGAAACCATTACGGACGAACGGATAATCAATTTCATCTTAGATGCTCCTCTAAAAGTAAAATTTTTGATTACTTCAAGGAAAGGAATCGGTCAAGTAGAAAGAAGGCACGAATTAAAGGAATTAAAGTCCAAAGAAGCTATATATTTATTTAGGCAGTTATCTAAAGACAAGCAATTAGATAAATTGGCAGGTGTGCCTGATCAAATTATCAAAAAATATGTTGACAAAGTTTCATGTTACCCCTTAGCAATAAAGTGGGTTATTGGACAAGTAGCTAGAGGTAAAGATATAAACAAAATTATTGATTCAATACATACAACAGAAAGCGATATTTCGAAATTTTGTTATGATCAAATTTTTTCTACTCTCACAGAGAATTGTCAAAAATTATTATTTGCATTAGCATTAATCGAAGAGTCTCCTACTCAAAACATACTTGAGTACACCGTTGAGCTTAATCAGGAAGATTTTGAGGATGCAATTGAAGAATTAATTTTGATTTCTCTAGTAATACCTGAACAATTTTTGAATGAAAAAAAAGAAATCGGAACTACTTATCGTCTTTTGGCATTGACAAAAGGATATACTCGTTTACAGTTAAACAAAAATTTAGATTTAAGAGAATATCTCATTAATAGACTTAACCATGTTCAAAGCATTGTTACTACAAGCGAACGTGCAAAAAAAGAATATAGACATAGCTTATATAATTTTGGAGCGAAAAGTGATGAGGAAAAAATAGCAGCCATTATTGCCCAAACAGCTTTACAGCGATATCAGTCCGGATTTTATGACGAAGCTGTTGAAGAATATAAGCGAGCTATAAAAGTTTGTCCGACATTTGCTCCTCTATATAGAAACTGGGCCGTAATGGAGTCTATGGAAAACCATATATCTGAAGCTTCAAATTTAATGAGTAAAGCTGCAGAACTTGATCCTTCGGATCCACAGATCTTTGTTTTGTGGGGAAATATCTACAGAAAAAGTTCAAAGCACTTTGAAGCTGATAAAAAATATGCAGTTGCATACTCCCTAACCCCCTTGGATCCGATAGTTTTGAGTGCCTATGGCCAATCGAGGAGTCATCTTAATTACTTCAGTGAAGCAGATGAACTTTTGAAAAATTCATTAAAGTCAGATCTTCAATATTCAGTAAAGCACAAGACAATCAATCTAACTAGTATTGCAGAAAATAATATCGAGTGGGCAGAGTCTCTAGTAGAAAAAAGAGATTATAATCCGGCAGAACAAAAATTTAAGGACGCTATAACAACTTGTGAATCAGCAATCAACGAAGATCAAACGGATTTTAAAGTTTTGTCAACATTATACAAAGCACATTTCAAGTTCGCATTAATGTTAATGTTGATTGATCGGGCAGATGAAGCTATTGTTCATTTATTAGAAGTCATAAAGACAGAGCCAAGATCATTCAAACATCACAAATATCGATTAAGTGCTTTAATGGATTTAGCAGAATTCTATTCTAAAAGACACCAAAGAGAAAAGGTTTCAGAGTACGTTTCCACTATTGAAACAGATTATGGGCATTCCCAGGTGTTAAAAATTGATTACCGTAATCATCACCAAAGGCTAAAGCTACTTAATGAATATCTCAACCCATCACATCAAGTTAAAGGTAGAATCCAATCAGTTAATTCAGAACGGAAATTTGCGATAATCGAAGAAGAAGGAACCAACTTTACTTACCTAGCTCACATAAATAGTTTTTCAGAAAATATGTCATCGCTACCGGCAACTTTGCGAGGTCACAAAGTACTATTTTCCCCTATCTCAATATTAAAAAAAGGAGTTTATTCCAGACAAGCTAATTTTGTAAAACTAATCGATATTTAG
- a CDS encoding Abi family protein: MLTPLPIEQRAQGELFLFYTMPRVPYAKPATTYAEQLQRLADRGLKFSNISKSLFLLQNISYYRLSGYWYPLLDEPKDAHIFKKDSTFDMAFSMYCFDRELRKLVIAELEKIEIAIRAKMIYILSYSYGTFWYSQSKLFSNAEMHSKSIKKLKEEFDRSDEQFLKSFKRKYNDPLPPSWMLLEITSIGGLSHLYKNLKPGRSKRDIANYYGLDTTTFESWLHSIVYVRNICAHHARLWNRIMRITPVIPTNPGKTWLTTLEMTNSITGESIPVNNRTYYLLSMVIYLLQVVNPNHTFKNKIIDLLVKYPNIDTGAMGFPSNWMEEALWQ; this comes from the coding sequence ATGCTTACCCCGCTTCCCATAGAACAGCGCGCTCAGGGTGAGCTTTTTCTTTTTTATACCATGCCAAGAGTACCCTATGCTAAACCAGCAACGACTTACGCGGAGCAATTACAACGATTAGCTGATAGGGGTCTAAAATTCTCAAACATTTCAAAATCTCTTTTTTTACTGCAAAACATAAGCTATTATAGGTTAAGTGGTTATTGGTATCCCCTGCTAGACGAACCTAAAGATGCTCACATTTTTAAAAAGGATTCGACTTTTGATATGGCGTTTAGTATGTATTGTTTCGATAGAGAGCTTCGTAAATTGGTAATAGCTGAGTTGGAAAAGATAGAAATAGCTATTCGAGCTAAAATGATATATATTCTATCTTACAGCTACGGAACTTTTTGGTATAGCCAAAGCAAATTATTTAGCAATGCAGAAATGCATAGCAAAAGTATCAAAAAGTTGAAAGAAGAGTTTGATAGGAGTGATGAACAGTTCCTCAAATCCTTCAAAAGAAAATACAATGATCCACTTCCGCCCAGTTGGATGCTGCTCGAAATAACTTCGATTGGCGGGCTGTCTCATTTGTATAAAAATTTAAAACCAGGAAGAAGCAAAAGGGATATTGCTAATTATTATGGACTTGATACAACTACGTTTGAATCTTGGCTTCATAGCATAGTTTACGTACGAAACATCTGCGCGCACCATGCTAGGCTTTGGAACAGAATAATGAGAATCACTCCAGTAATACCCACCAATCCGGGAAAAACTTGGTTAACAACATTAGAAATGACCAATAGTATTACTGGGGAATCAATACCTGTAAATAATCGCACCTATTATTTGTTGTCAATGGTAATTTACCTTTTGCAAGTAGTTAACCCTAATCATACTTTTAAAAACAAAATTATCGACCTACTAGTTAAGTATCCCAACATTGACACAGGAGCAATGGGATTTCCTTCAAACTGGATGGAGGAAGCGCTTTGGCAGTAA
- a CDS encoding reverse transcriptase family protein, producing MFSREILYKTLRTNGRQVDQIIRNLSNYYYVKTFQKFHPDGTPAFDSLGNPRVREITPTYGQLKQIQKLILNKVLKAIILPNYAFGGVNGKDNIKNAKFHQGNKYFFNTDLRGYYPGITNRQVFETFVKHKIPTETANILTKLTTYKGSLPQGTHTSPYIANLVFTDVGNKLLELAEKYDLTFTSFVDDLTFSSKIDFKEHIPEILKIIQDGNFRISHNKTFYETKNPKVTQILVRNNFLALPGKYRKIIDGMDDVEKSAPKGVGIINYYERVKYIGTTKRKKIFS from the coding sequence ATGTTTTCTAGAGAAATCCTTTATAAAACCCTCCGAACAAATGGTCGTCAGGTTGATCAAATAATAAGAAATTTAAGCAATTACTATTATGTTAAGACGTTCCAAAAGTTCCATCCCGATGGAACACCTGCCTTTGATAGTTTAGGAAACCCTAGGGTTAGAGAAATTACACCAACATATGGTCAATTAAAACAAATACAAAAGCTCATTCTTAATAAGGTTTTAAAAGCAATAATACTTCCTAACTATGCTTTTGGTGGCGTAAATGGTAAGGACAATATCAAGAATGCAAAATTTCATCAAGGTAATAAGTATTTTTTCAATACAGATCTACGAGGGTATTACCCCGGCATAACCAATCGGCAAGTATTTGAAACTTTTGTCAAACATAAAATACCGACGGAAACAGCTAATATATTAACGAAACTAACGACTTACAAAGGGAGCCTTCCGCAAGGAACGCACACCTCGCCTTATATCGCCAATTTAGTTTTTACAGATGTCGGAAATAAACTGCTTGAATTAGCGGAAAAGTACGATCTAACTTTTACATCTTTTGTTGACGATCTAACTTTTTCTTCGAAAATTGATTTTAAGGAACATATACCCGAGATTTTGAAAATAATACAGGATGGGAATTTTCGAATAAGTCATAATAAAACGTTTTACGAGACTAAAAATCCAAAAGTTACACAAATTTTAGTACGCAATAACTTCCTAGCGCTTCCTGGAAAATATCGAAAAATTATTGATGGGATGGATGACGTTGAAAAGTCAGCTCCGAAGGGTGTAGGAATAATCAATTACTATGAAAGAGTTAAGTATATTGGGACGACTAAAAGAAAAAAAATATTCAGCTAA
- a CDS encoding helix-turn-helix domain-containing protein, protein MDIGNTIRELRRKKGLKQGELANKSDISQAYLSKIENNSKEPTITSLKAIALSLDVPLPILFFHSLTPEDIDPDKREAFKILLPSIKGMVESFVL, encoded by the coding sequence ATGGATATCGGGAATACAATTAGGGAGCTAAGAAGAAAAAAAGGTTTAAAACAAGGTGAACTTGCAAATAAATCTGATATTAGTCAAGCATATTTATCGAAAATTGAGAACAATTCTAAAGAGCCTACAATAACATCTTTAAAAGCTATTGCTTTAAGTCTTGACGTACCATTACCAATTCTATTTTTTCATTCTTTAACTCCAGAAGATATAGACCCTGACAAAAGAGAAGCATTTAAAATTTTGTTGCCATCCATCAAAGGAATGGTCGAATCTTTTGTATTATAG